CAGGTCGACCCTCAATCCCCCCCTGTATGCAGGCAGGCCGGTGGAGAGTTCGAGTTCAAGATGTATCTTGCGTGACTGCTCGTCGAATGCAGGTGATATCCTGATTATCCTGGCCGGCAATTCCTCTTTAAGTTCCGGCAGATAGACTATGAGTCCCGCCTCCGCTTGTGTCTGCAAGGCCTGATACTCCACCACACTGAGCGCAAATGGCGCCACCAGACGACTGTAATCGCCAATCTCGACCACCGGTTCTCCGGCGCTGACCCACTTGCCCGGTTCGACATGGCGCGCGATTACCCGCCAACCGGCCGGTGCCTCAATGCAAAGCCGCTCCTTGCGCTCTTTCAATATCTCGGCCGCAATAATTAACGCTTCGATCTGGGTTTGGGTCTTGTCCAGATTGCGCTGTGCCGTATCCATTTGGCTTTGGGTCGAGCTGTTTTTTTTCAACAATTTGCTGTAACGGGCCACCTCCTTTCGAAAATAGGCTTTATCAACCTTCAATGCCTTGCGTTCTGCTTCATTTGCACGCAATTCAAGATCCAGATAGGTATCATCAAGACAAGCAAACGGCACTCCCTCCTCGATACGGTCGCCAATATCAGCATTTACGGATATGATACGCCCCGCTTGTTCCGCGGAGAGGGTTAGCTTTGAGTGGGCCCGGGTAAAACCAGACTGTATCTCTCTTTGCACTGCGGCCTTCACCTGCACTAAATTTTCCGCTGCAAAGAGCCCGGAGACAGAAATCACTGAGATGAGTAAAGACAATAAAACGCGCAATCTCATAGTGCGGTACATCCTATAACTCAGGCATAGACTGAGACTGTATATGCAAGGCTAAAATATATGATGTTCGGATCGAGTTAACTGTAGTTACCCTGTTGATTAATGCAACGGGTATCAGGTCACTGATTTTTAATGGATATCCGATCATTATCACATTTTTGCCGATGGCTTGCGAATCTTATAGAAACCTTTCTGTTGGGTGTATGCAGTGTATGGCCAGAGAGGGGGAGAATGCCGCTACGGTTTTTCTTACGGAATGATATGCGGTTCACCTATTGATCCATGCCTATTCAACAATCCGCCACTCAATATGACTTGTGTATAAATGTGTGTATGTGTATAATTAAATCATTGTATCAGCGGAGTCTTCAATATCATGGCCACTGCCGAAAATCTGGTCCGCAAACAGATCATGCTGTCTACCGACAACATTGAAAAACTCGACAAACTGTCCAAGCAACGCGGCACTTCTGCTGCGGAGATCGTAAGACTGTCGATAGAATCCTATGATCCCGATTCAGCGGACATAGAGGAAAATGAATTGCTGGAACTAGTTTCCGAACGCTTGAAAGAAGCGATCAAGGAGACAGCCAGCACCAGGAGACGTCTCAATAAAGCGCTCAAAAAACTGGAATCACAGGAAACGAAATAGTGTCAGGTTTTAAAGAGATGCTGTTGGATGTACTGCGTCTGACAGACGAAGTAAAGCGCATGAATAAGGACATCGAACGGGTTGAATCGATCATGCTCGATGTAGACAAACGGGTGGTTCGCCTGGAAACCATCGTCGAGATTGCGAAGTCACAAGGCGGCCAACCAAAACTGCCAAAGAAGTAGCGAAAAGTGAAATCGTGGCGGCTTTAAAAGGCTATGCTGCAGTCTCCGGGGGCCGTTCGGTCATGGGATGCAATCTTGCTTCCGCCTCGATCCGCTTACCATTGCCCCACGCCCTTACCGCTTCCACAAACCAACCCTGACGCGTCGGATGCGGACGGATGATATCCTGTTCTACAACGAAACTGCCATCGCTGTAAAAACGGAGCTGCCCGAATTTCACACCCTTTTTGTCATGCCAGTCACCGACCAGTTCATATTCACTGCTTGATGGATCGCGCTCAAGCCGGTAGTTGGCTTCGATCGGTTTTTTCAAGTCAATATCCTTCTGATCAAACCCCAGCCTGGCAGTCTCTTCATACATTCGATCGATGATCTTATTGGCGAGTACTCTGATCTTGTAATAACGGATTGCGATTATCTCATCCATCACAGCCTCCACTTTGATTGTATTCAACTACCGGAACGATACAGTCGCGATATTGACTCAATTCTGTTTCATTAGGGTGACTATTTCCTGAGGGATTTT
This sequence is a window from Candidatus Thiodiazotropha sp. LNASS1. Protein-coding genes within it:
- a CDS encoding efflux RND transporter periplasmic adaptor subunit, producing the protein MQREIQSGFTRAHSKLTLSAEQAGRIISVNADIGDRIEEGVPFACLDDTYLDLELRANEAERKALKVDKAYFRKEVARYSKLLKKNSSTQSQMDTAQRNLDKTQTQIEALIIAAEILKERKERLCIEAPAGWRVIARHVEPGKWVSAGEPVVEIGDYSRLVAPFALSVVEYQALQTQAEAGLIVYLPELKEELPARIIRISPAFDEQSRKIHLELELSTGLPAYRGGLRVDLALDIPMRSGAVLIPERALQQRYEQYWLKRPDGNEISVVYLGRSNGPQKGWVRVVSPEIKPGDRFQVFDE